A window of the Dermatophagoides farinae isolate YC_2012a chromosome 2, ASM2471394v1, whole genome shotgun sequence genome harbors these coding sequences:
- the LOC124496408 gene encoding scoloptoxin SSD14 isoform X1, with the protein MQKTGWILITVGILTVIVVSTVLIVKKTSNKPNKPDCPYCPGSTSKLGELCTKSEVHSYTKYAVSTDSNVCANAGKEILDEDGNAVDAAIAVLLCMGVTIPESMGLGGGSMIIIYNKTSDYARFVNAREMAPAAAYRDMYNSTKSDAQYSSSALGLQAIGVPGELAGYWHMYRNYGSGNIPWERLFKDAINFAENGFPVGNHLEEAMSQRRNFIMEHEHLKNVYVNSETEELYKHGEIFKQPQLAETLRNLSLAQDPHQYFYEEIAAKILYDLYEQNDFPNQKPILTAKDFASYEIIEEEAYSFDIKDGIKLHTNKLPGSGAVLSFILRIMLHPKFHHLYPNAKNDYNEAVLFYHRLMEAYKFAYSRRMYLGDDRFDNCTNVLSQLTSKDYIDKIVEKINDATTYPSNSGFYDVDSFQELDHGTAHVSVLDKHGNAVAASTTVNLYFGSKVISPSTGLILNDQMDDFNTGKTNAFDLPPAFANTVAAGKRPLSSMSPSVFVDETGPRLIIGASGGSKITTAVALVSLRNLWMNDDIKLAIDSARVHHQLFPTNVENEACFPTNILDSLKEKNHQIKQIEDGDRGAIVMAISRLKNGTIRANSDWRKGGTIAGV; encoded by the exons atgcaAAAAACTGGCTGGATTCTAATCACTGTTGGTATATTGACCGTTATCGTTGTTTCAACCGTTCtgatagtgaaaaaaacatcaaacaaaccaaacaaacctGATTGTCCATATTGTCCAGGATCAACATCAAAACTAGGTGAATTATGTACAAAATCTGAAGTACATTCATATACAAAATATGCCGTTTCAACtgattcaaatgtttgtGCAAATGCAGGAAA AGAAATTCTTGATGAAGATGGTAATGCTGTTGATGCCGCAATAGCCGTTCTATTATGTATGGGTGTAACAATTCCCGAATCAATGGGACTTGGTGGTGgatcaatgattatcatttacaata AAACCAGTGATTATGCCAGGTTTGTGAATGCACGTGAAATGGCACCGGCAGCAGCATATCGTGATATGtataattcaacaaaaagTGATGCACAATATAGTAGCTCTGCGTTGGGTCTACAAGCAATTGGCGTACCTGGTGAATTAGCTGGATATTGGCATATGTATCGAAATTATGGATCTGGAAATATCCCATGGGAAAGATTATTTAAAGATGCAATCAATTTTGCTGAAAATGGATTTCCTGTTGGCAATCATCTTGAAGAAGCAATGTCACAAAGACGTAATTTCATAATGGAACatgaacatttgaaaaatgtttatgtTAATTCTGAAACAGAAGAATTATATAAACATggagaaattttcaaacaaccaCAGCTAGCTGAAACATTACGAAATCTATCGTTGGCTCAAGATcctcatcaatatttttatgaAGAAATAGCagcaaaaattctttatgatttatatgaacaaaatgattttccTAACCAAAAACCAATATTAACAGCCAAAGATTTTGCCAGCTATGAAATCATCGAAGAAGAGGCATATTCATTCGATATAAAAGATGGTATTAAACTTCATACGAATAAACTTCCAG GAAGTGGTGCtgtattatcattcattctaaGAATTATGTTGCAtccaaaatttcatcatctttatcctAATGctaaaaatgattataatgaagctgtattattttatcatcgatTAATGGAAGCATATAAATTTGCTTATTCACGAAGAATGTATCTTGGTGATGATCGTTTTGATAATTGTACAAATGTTTTATCACAATTAACATCAAAAGAttatattgataaaattgtagagaaaattaatgatgCAACTACTTATCCAAGTAATTCAGGCTtctatgatgttgat AGTTTTCAAGAATTAGATCATGGAACAGCACATGTATCAGTTTTGGATAAACATGGTAATGCCGTTGCAGCATCTACAACGGTAAATCTTTA tTTTGGTAGCAAAGTCATTTCACCATCAACCGgtttaattttaaatgatcaaatggATGATTTTAATACGGGCAAAACGAATGCATTCGATTTACCACCAGCATTTGCAAATACTGTTGCAGCTGGTAAAcggccattatcatcaatgtcacCATCAGTATTTGTGGATGAAACCGGTCCACGATTAATAATTGGTGCTAGTGGTGGTTCAAAAATCACAACAGCTGTTGCATTAGTATCATTGAGAAATTtatggatgaatgatgatattaaattGGCCATCGATTCTGCACGTgtacatcatcaattatttccaacaaatgttgaaaatgaagcCTGTTTTCCAACAAATATTCTGGAttcattgaaagaaaaaaatcatcaaatcaaacaaattgaagaTGGTGATCGTGGTGCAATTGTAATGGCTATTAGTCGTTTAAAAAATGGTACAATACGTGCAAATTCAGATTGGCGTAAAGGTGGTACTATTGCCGGTGTTtag
- the LOC124496408 gene encoding scoloptoxin SSD14 isoform X2 → MQKTGWILITVGILTVIVVSTVLIVKKTSNKPNKPDCPYCPGSTSKLGELCTKSEVHSYTKYAVSTDSNVCANAGKEILDEDGNAVDAAIAVLLCMGVTIPESMGLGGGSMIIIYNKTSDYARFVNAREMAPAAAYRDMYNSTKSDAQYSSSALGLQAIGVPGELAGYWHMYRNYGSGNIPWERLFKDAINFAENGFPVGNHLEEAMSQRRNFIMEHEHLKNVYVNSETEELYKHGEIFKQPQLAETLRNLSLAQDPHQYFYEEIAAKILYDLYEQNDFPNQKPILTAKDFASYEIIEEEAYSFDIKDGIKLHTNKLPGSGAVLSFILRIMLHPKFHHLYPNAKNDYNEAVLFYHRLMEAYKFAYSRRMYLGDDRFDNCTNVLSQLTSKDYIDKIVEKINDATTYPSNSGFYDSFQELDHGTAHVSVLDKHGNAVAASTTVNLYFGSKVISPSTGLILNDQMDDFNTGKTNAFDLPPAFANTVAAGKRPLSSMSPSVFVDETGPRLIIGASGGSKITTAVALVSLRNLWMNDDIKLAIDSARVHHQLFPTNVENEACFPTNILDSLKEKNHQIKQIEDGDRGAIVMAISRLKNGTIRANSDWRKGGTIAGV, encoded by the exons atgcaAAAAACTGGCTGGATTCTAATCACTGTTGGTATATTGACCGTTATCGTTGTTTCAACCGTTCtgatagtgaaaaaaacatcaaacaaaccaaacaaacctGATTGTCCATATTGTCCAGGATCAACATCAAAACTAGGTGAATTATGTACAAAATCTGAAGTACATTCATATACAAAATATGCCGTTTCAACtgattcaaatgtttgtGCAAATGCAGGAAA AGAAATTCTTGATGAAGATGGTAATGCTGTTGATGCCGCAATAGCCGTTCTATTATGTATGGGTGTAACAATTCCCGAATCAATGGGACTTGGTGGTGgatcaatgattatcatttacaata AAACCAGTGATTATGCCAGGTTTGTGAATGCACGTGAAATGGCACCGGCAGCAGCATATCGTGATATGtataattcaacaaaaagTGATGCACAATATAGTAGCTCTGCGTTGGGTCTACAAGCAATTGGCGTACCTGGTGAATTAGCTGGATATTGGCATATGTATCGAAATTATGGATCTGGAAATATCCCATGGGAAAGATTATTTAAAGATGCAATCAATTTTGCTGAAAATGGATTTCCTGTTGGCAATCATCTTGAAGAAGCAATGTCACAAAGACGTAATTTCATAATGGAACatgaacatttgaaaaatgtttatgtTAATTCTGAAACAGAAGAATTATATAAACATggagaaattttcaaacaaccaCAGCTAGCTGAAACATTACGAAATCTATCGTTGGCTCAAGATcctcatcaatatttttatgaAGAAATAGCagcaaaaattctttatgatttatatgaacaaaatgattttccTAACCAAAAACCAATATTAACAGCCAAAGATTTTGCCAGCTATGAAATCATCGAAGAAGAGGCATATTCATTCGATATAAAAGATGGTATTAAACTTCATACGAATAAACTTCCAG GAAGTGGTGCtgtattatcattcattctaaGAATTATGTTGCAtccaaaatttcatcatctttatcctAATGctaaaaatgattataatgaagctgtattattttatcatcgatTAATGGAAGCATATAAATTTGCTTATTCACGAAGAATGTATCTTGGTGATGATCGTTTTGATAATTGTACAAATGTTTTATCACAATTAACATCAAAAGAttatattgataaaattgtagagaaaattaatgatgCAACTACTTATCCAAGTAATTCAGGCTtctatgat AGTTTTCAAGAATTAGATCATGGAACAGCACATGTATCAGTTTTGGATAAACATGGTAATGCCGTTGCAGCATCTACAACGGTAAATCTTTA tTTTGGTAGCAAAGTCATTTCACCATCAACCGgtttaattttaaatgatcaaatggATGATTTTAATACGGGCAAAACGAATGCATTCGATTTACCACCAGCATTTGCAAATACTGTTGCAGCTGGTAAAcggccattatcatcaatgtcacCATCAGTATTTGTGGATGAAACCGGTCCACGATTAATAATTGGTGCTAGTGGTGGTTCAAAAATCACAACAGCTGTTGCATTAGTATCATTGAGAAATTtatggatgaatgatgatattaaattGGCCATCGATTCTGCACGTgtacatcatcaattatttccaacaaatgttgaaaatgaagcCTGTTTTCCAACAAATATTCTGGAttcattgaaagaaaaaaatcatcaaatcaaacaaattgaagaTGGTGATCGTGGTGCAATTGTAATGGCTATTAGTCGTTTAAAAAATGGTACAATACGTGCAAATTCAGATTGGCGTAAAGGTGGTACTATTGCCGGTGTTtag
- the LOC124496453 gene encoding RNA-binding protein MEX3A produces the protein MSYDNINKQHHQQQQQQLTYLLDDNMNLTNILFNSQLRNNNNNNTVYSTNDNNDDHVVVVSDDNHQMIGMMSKMGKYSTKVVVKSSAHVSYIVGKQGSKIRQIRQETGTFIQTPVNGEEPIFVITGDKDNVLLAKNKLEEAANEFDFNIFVEACTYKDGDRIRNNLFLPARYIGLVVGKKGSIIKRIMDMSGTTIVTPKVNTLNGFKIHGTTGQIRIAIDMIKDHILTTSNVMIEEQQPNQVEITLIIKDLLY, from the exons atgtcttatgataatataaataaacaacaccatcaacaacaacaacaacaattaactTATTTATTAGACGATAATATGAATTTGACCAATATTCTATTCAATTCACAATtacgtaataataataataataatactgtTTACAGtacgaatgataataatgatgatcatgttgttgttgtctctgatgataatcatcaaatgattggtATGATGAGTAAAATGGgcaaatattcaacaaaagTTGTTGTTAAAAGTTCGGCTCACGTTTCCTATATTGTGGGTAAACAAg GTTCGAAAATTCGTCAAATACGCCAAGAAACTGGCACGTTCATACAGACACCTGTGAATGGTGAAGAACCAATTTTTGTCATTACTGGTGATAAAGATAATGTATTATTggccaaaaataaattggaaGAAGCtgcaaatgaatttgattttaatataTTTGTTGAAGCATGTACATATAAAGATGGTGATCGTATACgtaataatctttttttacCTGCACGTTATATTGGTTTAGTTGTGGGTAAAAAAGGTTCAATTATTAAACGTATTATGGACATGAGTGGCACAACAATCGTTACGCCTAAAGTTAATACATTGAAtggattcaaaattcatGGTACAACCGGACAGATTCGTATTGCTATCGATATGATTAAAGATCATATACTTACAACCAGTAATGTAATGATTGAAGAACAACAACCGAATCAAGTTGAAATAACGTTGATTATTAAagatttattatattga